A window of Loxodonta africana isolate mLoxAfr1 chromosome 3, mLoxAfr1.hap2, whole genome shotgun sequence genomic DNA:
ggcacaggtagCAAAAGCCTTTCTCTGTCCCTCCACTGAGGAGATCTTGAGAATGGTGGAAACAATAAAGACGTAGGAGATGAAGATTAGCACAAAGGGGAACAGCAATACGAGAATGCTGAGGAAGAAGATGACCTTCTCCTTCAGGTTGGTGTCTGTACAGCCCAATTTGATGACAGGGGAAatgtcacagaaaaagtggttgatTCGATTGGAGGCACAGAAGGGCATACTGAACACCAGGACATTAACAACCACAGAGATCAGGAAACCACAGAAGCTTGAGGCTAGAACCAAGTGCATGCAGGTGGCTCTACTGACAATGAGTGTATAGTTGAGAGGGTTGCAGATGGCAACGTAACGATCATAGCCCATCACAGCAATGAGAAAACAGTTGGTGCAAGCCAAGCCCACAAAAAAATAGAGTTGGGCAGCACACCCAGAGAAAGAAATAGTTGGATTTGTAGAAAGCAGGTTGGTCAGCATTTTGGGTACAATGACCAAGGTGTAGCAGGTTTCGGAGCAGGAGAGGACaaaaaggaagaagtacatgggggtgtgcagaGCCTGGTCCAGGCGAATGATGGTCATGATGGTGGCATTGGCTGTCAAGGTGGTCAGGTAGACCAAAAGGAAGATAAAAAAGAGAAGGATCTGCAGATCCCCCAGGTTTGAAAAGCCTGTAAGGATGAACTCATTGATCATGCTTTGgttctgtctcttcattggtcaGTGAGAATCAGATTCAGACAACCTGAAATTGAGAGCAGAGAGTATTTGACAAAAATGAAATGACCCCAAAGGAACCCAATTTGTGTTTCTGTATAAAGCTGATAATACTAGccaaaaaaaaataagtcaccaAAACTTAAGATTATCAGTTAGAGGGTGGGAGAAATCATGAGGTATGAGTAGCAGTAGCATAAATAATCTCCAAATTCaaaggaatagaaaagaaaaattgtcTTTATTTCTGTAAGTTCTTCCCATTCTTCGTATTTGTAAGTACATAGGTTCATACTGTGTTAAATCAAGAAGTGATTTAGAGCTCATCTCATCAAATCCTGTGATTTATGGAAGAAGAAATTGAGACTCAAAATGGTTAAACCATTTGCTTAACCCACATGAGTGGGACAGTCCTTATAAATCACTTATCTTTAAACTCATGATATGAAAATCTGATTcagaaacaataacaacaataaaaacaaacgaAAAGGGTGTCCGTACATCCCCTCGTATCTCTGACTCAAATGTTGCTTGCTCAGTTGTTAATAAAGTAATTTCACATTAGAAGTATTCAGATTCTATTTACCAATGATTGATTATGAAGCCTTTGGAAAGGGCTTGGAATGATCTCATACATGGGGGTTTCTTTTATCGTGAGTTCGTGGAACTCTGGGACCAAGAACTCAATAAAAGTTCAAATCACCCTCCAGACATGGCGAAGCTGGGGCTGAGATCTACACTATTCTTATCTCTGCCTCAATTCCTATTATCTCCAACTGTTTTCTAAAAAAACTCTCATCATTATCTGTGGGTAGAATTTTAATTTGATTTGGAGGTCACATAATGCTAAAACTTTTATATCAGCCACAGAAAATCAGATAATATTTGTATTGGAGAAAAGCTCAGGAATCTTCTAAGCCAATCTGAACCCAGTTCTGTGAACCTCTTTAAAGCAATCTGTACAAGTATTGTACAGTCTCTGTAGCCAACCAAGCAGTTTGTTCTCTTTCTAGACATCTTATTTGTCTAGAACCTTCTCATGCTTAGCCGAACTATGCCTCCTTGCTACATCCATACCAATTGTCGTCTACTTGTTGTCTATAGTTATAAGAAGTTCAATTCCTTTTTATAAAAGAAAGTCTTTTAGTTATTTGAATAAAACAATCGTGTCCCTTTATGGGGTCTTCTTTTATTCTTGACTAATATTCTCAGTTCCTTCAATTATTTCTCATTACATGTGTCTTAGTTTACATTTAACATCCAAATTTCAAGCAACATTCCGTTCCTGGCACCAAATGTATTCCCTAAGATGAAAGactggtagcatagtgattaagagctatggatgctaaccaaaaggtcagcagtacaaatccaccaggcactccttggaaaccatatggggcagctctactctgtcctatagggtcgctatgagttggaattgactcgatggcaatggtttttggttggttttttaagATGAAAGAGACTTTTTCCATAGCCCtacaaggcaatctaggcttttactattaggcacgttaaaactctttcagcctttacccattacccaattccaaaactgcttccatgttttaggtatctgttagagcagcatcctgCTCTTcctgtaccaaattctgtcttagttacctagtgctgctgtaacaggaataccacaagtgggtggctttaacaaacagaaattaattttctcacagtttatgaggctagaagtccaaattcagagtgccagctctagaggcAGGCTTTCTCGCTCtgacagctctggaggaaagtccttgcctctctgagcttctgctcttgggtgatcttcacgtgggTTGGCAtctttctttccccatctctgcttcttaacTTACTTGTTTAacgtcttttatatctcaaaagagactgactcaagatacactctataataaccctgtctcattaacttaacaaagacaacccattcccaaatggcatAAAAACTTACCTatcaccatggagtcaattctgactcatagtgacctatatgatagagtagaattgcccctctagcatttccaaggctggaatctttatagaagcaggttgccacatctttctccctcagagctactggtgggttcaaactactgacctttctgttagcaacagagtgctttaaccactgtaccaccagggcttacaaaccacaggcatagaggttagggatTGTGAcatatatttctgggggacacaactcaatccacagCAACATAGTTTCTAGAATCCTTTTTTTAATCAACATTTTTGGTGTTATTGAGCATCAGATTATACATCCATCCACAGCTGTAGGCAAACTGGCTGGTCCCCAGCTATTACATCTAACTCATTTCTGTCTCTCTGCCTCTACACATAACGTTAAGTTTCTTTCGTCTGCTATTCTTTATTTCTTACTACCAGTTATTATTTATCTCTACTACAAAAAAATCCCAGCTAAACATTTATCTCCTGAAAGGCTTCCACGAGTAGCTCTAAATGACTTTCATTACTGTTTTCATTtacttctctgtcagtttgttctgGGATCATTTGCCGGAATGGCAGTAGAGTGAGACTGGGAACGATGCTGTCTCTGGGCCCAGACAGCTTAGGCTGGAGTCGTGGCTCTGCTGCTCTA
This region includes:
- the LOC100670352 gene encoding olfactory receptor 10T2-like yields the protein MKRQNQSMINEFILTGFSNLGDLQILLFFIFLLVYLTTLTANATIMTIIRLDQALHTPMYFFLFVLSCSETCYTLVIVPKMLTNLLSTNPTISFSGCAAQLYFFVGLACTNCFLIAVMGYDRYVAICNPLNYTLIVSRATCMHLVLASSFCGFLISVVVNVLVFSMPFCASNRINHFFCDISPVIKLGCTDTNLKEKVIFFLSILVLLFPFVLIFISYVFIVSTILKISSVEGQRKAFATCASHLTVVFVHYGCASFIYLRPTSLYSSDKDRLVAVTYTVITPLLNPLVYTLRNKEVKTALRKVLNRYSFPKTV